From a single Ciconia boyciana chromosome 6, ASM3463844v1, whole genome shotgun sequence genomic region:
- the GPR137C gene encoding integral membrane protein GPR137C isoform X1, which yields MSATAAAAALAEGAALAEGAAVPYAVELGLTVLHTALYAALFLFAYLQLWLLLYYRERRLSYHTLCLFLCLLWAALRTTLFSFYLQNSLQALRLQQPFAHWLLYCLPGCLLFSSLCLLNLYFAEVIFKVKCAAEFNKYKVLLYLGSIFTSLLFLVVNLTCAMLIHGGVPENQQRWTVLARALVNDSLFILCAISLACCMCKLGKMSSANVYLESKGTSVCQAILVGSVVALLYSSRACYNLVAVAISPDSVPGPFNYGWDNLSDKVHVEVSGEEYVVFGVVLFLWELVPTTFVVLFFRAQRLSQNLTPAGMVNSHSYSSRAYFFDNPRRYDSDDDLSRLGAREGGLATPQCSGCYGSLAGNDSYAVGPRLGGTATDSAPLLFAAGGSEHLTHRHKHSTTCCSCKQD from the exons ATGAGcgcgacggcggcggcggcggccctcGCTGAGGGGGCGGCCCTGGCTGAGGGGGCCGCCGTGCCCTACGCGGTGGAGCTGGGGCTGACCGTGCTGCACACGGCGCTCTACGCCGCCCTCTTCCTCTTCGCCTacctgcagctctggctgctcctCTACTACCGGGAGCGGCGGTTGAGCTACCACAcgctctgcctcttcctctgcctgctctgggcagcCCTCAGGACCACCCTCTTCTCCTTCTACCTGCAGAACTCCCTGCAGGCCCTCCGCCTCCAGCAGCCCTTCGCCCACTGGCTCCTCTACTGCCTGCCCGgctgcctgctcttctccagcctcTGCCTCCTCAACCTCTATTTCGCTGAG GTCATATTCAAAGTGAAATGTGCAGCTGAATTCAACAAGTACAA GGTCCTGTTGTATCTGGGCTCCATATTTACCAGCCTCCTCTTCTTAGTTGTGAACTTAACTTGTGCAATGTTAATCCATGGTGGGGTCCCGGAGAACCAGCAGAGGTGGACGGTCCTTGCCCGTGCCCTAGTCAACGACAGCCTCTTCATCCTCTGTGCCATCTCGCTGGCTTGCTGCATGTGCAAACTGGGAAAGATGTCTTCAGCGAATGTCTACCTCGAGTCTAAG GGAACATCTGTCTGCCAGGCTATTCTTGTGGGATCTGTAGTCGCTCTTCTGTATTCCTCAAGGGCTTGCTATAACCTGGTAGCTGTGGCCATATCTCCAGACAGTGTTCCTGGTCCTTTTAACTATGGCTGGGACAACCTTTCAGACAAG GTGCATGTGGAAGTGAGCGGTGAAGAATACGTAGTGTTTGGAGTGGTCCTCTTCCTCTGGGAGCTGGTGCCAACGACTTTCGTGGTGCTGTTCTTCCGGGCTCAGAGACTGAGTCAGAACTTG ACTCCAGCGGGGATGGTCAATAGTCACAGTTACAGTTCCAGAGCCTACTTCTTTGACAATCCGAGGCGCTACGACAGCGATGACGACTTGTCACGGCTTGGGGCCAGAGAAGGAGG cttgGCCACCCCTCAGTGCTCTGGCTGCTATGGGTCCCTGGCTGGGAATGACAGCTACGCGGTGGGTCCCCGTCTCGGCGGAACCGCTACAGACAGTGCCCCCTTGCTCTTTGCCGCAGGCGGCTCGGAG CATCTAACTCATCGACACAAACATTCCACTACCTGCTGCAGCTGTAAGCAGGACTGA
- the GPR137C gene encoding integral membrane protein GPR137C isoform X3, with translation MSATAAAAALAEGAALAEGAAVPYAVELGLTVLHTALYAALFLFAYLQLWLLLYYRERRLSYHTLCLFLCLLWAALRTTLFSFYLQNSLQALRLQQPFAHWLLYCLPGCLLFSSLCLLNLYFAEVIFKVKCAAEFNKYKVLLYLGSIFTSLLFLVVNLTCAMLIHGGVPENQQRWTVLARALVNDSLFILCAISLACCMCKLGKMSSANVYLESKGTSVCQAILVGSVVALLYSSRACYNLVAVAISPDSVPGPFNYGWDNLSDKVHVEVSGEEYVVFGVVLFLWELVPTTFVVLFFRAQRLSQNLTPAGMVNSHSYSSRAYFFDNPRRYDSDDDLSRLGAREGGI, from the exons ATGAGcgcgacggcggcggcggcggccctcGCTGAGGGGGCGGCCCTGGCTGAGGGGGCCGCCGTGCCCTACGCGGTGGAGCTGGGGCTGACCGTGCTGCACACGGCGCTCTACGCCGCCCTCTTCCTCTTCGCCTacctgcagctctggctgctcctCTACTACCGGGAGCGGCGGTTGAGCTACCACAcgctctgcctcttcctctgcctgctctgggcagcCCTCAGGACCACCCTCTTCTCCTTCTACCTGCAGAACTCCCTGCAGGCCCTCCGCCTCCAGCAGCCCTTCGCCCACTGGCTCCTCTACTGCCTGCCCGgctgcctgctcttctccagcctcTGCCTCCTCAACCTCTATTTCGCTGAG GTCATATTCAAAGTGAAATGTGCAGCTGAATTCAACAAGTACAA GGTCCTGTTGTATCTGGGCTCCATATTTACCAGCCTCCTCTTCTTAGTTGTGAACTTAACTTGTGCAATGTTAATCCATGGTGGGGTCCCGGAGAACCAGCAGAGGTGGACGGTCCTTGCCCGTGCCCTAGTCAACGACAGCCTCTTCATCCTCTGTGCCATCTCGCTGGCTTGCTGCATGTGCAAACTGGGAAAGATGTCTTCAGCGAATGTCTACCTCGAGTCTAAG GGAACATCTGTCTGCCAGGCTATTCTTGTGGGATCTGTAGTCGCTCTTCTGTATTCCTCAAGGGCTTGCTATAACCTGGTAGCTGTGGCCATATCTCCAGACAGTGTTCCTGGTCCTTTTAACTATGGCTGGGACAACCTTTCAGACAAG GTGCATGTGGAAGTGAGCGGTGAAGAATACGTAGTGTTTGGAGTGGTCCTCTTCCTCTGGGAGCTGGTGCCAACGACTTTCGTGGTGCTGTTCTTCCGGGCTCAGAGACTGAGTCAGAACTTG ACTCCAGCGGGGATGGTCAATAGTCACAGTTACAGTTCCAGAGCCTACTTCTTTGACAATCCGAGGCGCTACGACAGCGATGACGACTTGTCACGGCTTGGGGCCAGAGAAGGAGG CATCTAA
- the GPR137C gene encoding integral membrane protein GPR137C isoform X2, whose protein sequence is MSATAAAAALAEGAALAEGAAVPYAVELGLTVLHTALYAALFLFAYLQLWLLLYYRERRLSYHTLCLFLCLLWAALRTTLFSFYLQNSLQALRLQQPFAHWLLYCLPGCLLFSSLCLLNLYFAEVIFKVKCAAEFNKYKVLLYLGSIFTSLLFLVVNLTCAMLIHGGVPENQQRWTVLARALVNDSLFILCAISLACCMCKLGKMSSANVYLESKGTSVCQAILVGSVVALLYSSRACYNLVAVAISPDSVPGPFNYGWDNLSDKVHVEVSGEEYVVFGVVLFLWELVPTTFVVLFFRAQRLSQNLTPAGMVNSHSYSSRAYFFDNPRRYDSDDDLSRLGAREGGLATPQCSGCYGSLAGNDSYAVGPRLGGTATDSAPLLFAAGGSEVNNHHSSYPAPQN, encoded by the exons ATGAGcgcgacggcggcggcggcggccctcGCTGAGGGGGCGGCCCTGGCTGAGGGGGCCGCCGTGCCCTACGCGGTGGAGCTGGGGCTGACCGTGCTGCACACGGCGCTCTACGCCGCCCTCTTCCTCTTCGCCTacctgcagctctggctgctcctCTACTACCGGGAGCGGCGGTTGAGCTACCACAcgctctgcctcttcctctgcctgctctgggcagcCCTCAGGACCACCCTCTTCTCCTTCTACCTGCAGAACTCCCTGCAGGCCCTCCGCCTCCAGCAGCCCTTCGCCCACTGGCTCCTCTACTGCCTGCCCGgctgcctgctcttctccagcctcTGCCTCCTCAACCTCTATTTCGCTGAG GTCATATTCAAAGTGAAATGTGCAGCTGAATTCAACAAGTACAA GGTCCTGTTGTATCTGGGCTCCATATTTACCAGCCTCCTCTTCTTAGTTGTGAACTTAACTTGTGCAATGTTAATCCATGGTGGGGTCCCGGAGAACCAGCAGAGGTGGACGGTCCTTGCCCGTGCCCTAGTCAACGACAGCCTCTTCATCCTCTGTGCCATCTCGCTGGCTTGCTGCATGTGCAAACTGGGAAAGATGTCTTCAGCGAATGTCTACCTCGAGTCTAAG GGAACATCTGTCTGCCAGGCTATTCTTGTGGGATCTGTAGTCGCTCTTCTGTATTCCTCAAGGGCTTGCTATAACCTGGTAGCTGTGGCCATATCTCCAGACAGTGTTCCTGGTCCTTTTAACTATGGCTGGGACAACCTTTCAGACAAG GTGCATGTGGAAGTGAGCGGTGAAGAATACGTAGTGTTTGGAGTGGTCCTCTTCCTCTGGGAGCTGGTGCCAACGACTTTCGTGGTGCTGTTCTTCCGGGCTCAGAGACTGAGTCAGAACTTG ACTCCAGCGGGGATGGTCAATAGTCACAGTTACAGTTCCAGAGCCTACTTCTTTGACAATCCGAGGCGCTACGACAGCGATGACGACTTGTCACGGCTTGGGGCCAGAGAAGGAGG cttgGCCACCCCTCAGTGCTCTGGCTGCTATGGGTCCCTGGCTGGGAATGACAGCTACGCGGTGGGTCCCCGTCTCGGCGGAACCGCTACAGACAGTGCCCCCTTGCTCTTTGCCGCAGGCGGCTCGGAGGTGAATAATCACCATAGCTCATACCCTGCACCGCAGAACTGA